One genomic segment of Pandoraea sputorum includes these proteins:
- the lepA gene encoding translation elongation factor 4 — protein sequence MDHIRNFSIIAHIDHGKSTLADRIIQLSGGLSDREMESRVLDSMDLERERGITIKAQTAALQYKARDGKVYNLNLIDTPGHVDFSYEVSRSLSACEGALLVVDASQGVEAQTVANCYTAIELGVEVVPVLNKIDLPSAEPENAIQEIEDVIGIEATDAVRCSAKTGLGVEDVLEALIAKVPPPKGDANAPLQALIIDSWFDSYVGVVMLVRVVNGTLKPKEKIHLMATGSSYLVEQVGVFTPKSKQLASLSAGQVGFIISGIKELNAAKVGDTVTHAVTTTTKPADAPLPGFKEVKPQVFAGLYPVEANQYDALRDSLEKLKLNDASLQYEPEVSQALGFGFRCGFLGLLHMEIVQERLEREFDMDLITTAPTVIYEVTERDGTVVSVENPAKMPDPGRIEEVREPIVTVNLYMPQEYVGSVVTLCQQKRGVQIDMQYHGRQVRLIYEIPMAEIVLDFFDRLKSVSRGYASMDYEFKEYRASDVVKVDMLINNDKVDALSIIVHRSESRRRGAQVASKMREIIPRQMYDVAIQAAIGANIIARENIKALRKNVLAKCYGGDISRKKKLLEKQKEGKKRMKQVGSVEIPQEAFLAILQVEDK from the coding sequence ATGGACCATATTCGCAATTTTTCGATCATCGCCCACATCGACCACGGGAAATCGACCCTGGCCGATCGCATCATCCAGTTGAGCGGCGGTTTGTCCGATCGTGAAATGGAATCTCGCGTCCTCGATTCGATGGATCTCGAGCGCGAGCGGGGGATCACCATCAAGGCACAGACCGCCGCGCTGCAATACAAGGCGCGCGACGGCAAGGTCTACAACCTCAACCTGATCGATACGCCGGGACACGTCGACTTTTCGTACGAAGTGAGCCGTTCGCTGTCCGCTTGCGAAGGCGCGCTGCTCGTCGTTGACGCCTCGCAGGGCGTGGAAGCGCAGACTGTCGCGAACTGCTACACCGCCATCGAGCTGGGCGTGGAAGTCGTGCCGGTGCTCAATAAGATCGATCTGCCGTCGGCCGAGCCGGAAAACGCGATCCAGGAGATCGAAGACGTGATCGGCATCGAGGCGACCGACGCCGTGCGCTGCTCGGCCAAGACCGGCCTGGGGGTGGAAGACGTGCTCGAGGCGCTGATCGCCAAAGTGCCGCCGCCCAAGGGCGACGCCAACGCGCCGCTGCAAGCCCTGATCATCGACTCGTGGTTCGATAGCTACGTCGGTGTGGTCATGCTGGTGCGCGTGGTCAACGGTACGCTCAAGCCGAAGGAAAAGATTCACCTGATGGCCACGGGCTCCAGCTATCTGGTCGAACAGGTGGGCGTGTTCACGCCGAAGTCCAAGCAACTCGCGTCGCTGTCTGCCGGTCAGGTGGGCTTCATCATCTCGGGCATCAAGGAACTGAATGCGGCCAAGGTGGGCGATACCGTCACTCACGCCGTGACGACCACGACCAAGCCGGCTGACGCACCGCTGCCGGGCTTCAAGGAAGTGAAGCCGCAGGTGTTCGCCGGTCTGTATCCGGTCGAAGCCAACCAGTACGATGCGCTGCGCGACTCGCTCGAAAAGCTCAAGCTTAACGATGCCTCTCTGCAATACGAACCGGAAGTTTCGCAGGCACTGGGCTTCGGTTTCCGTTGCGGTTTCCTGGGCCTGCTGCACATGGAAATCGTGCAGGAGCGTCTGGAGCGCGAATTCGACATGGACCTCATCACCACGGCGCCAACCGTGATTTATGAGGTGACGGAGCGTGACGGTACGGTCGTCTCGGTGGAAAACCCGGCGAAGATGCCGGACCCGGGCCGCATCGAGGAAGTTCGCGAGCCGATCGTCACTGTGAATCTCTACATGCCGCAGGAGTACGTCGGTTCGGTCGTCACGCTGTGCCAGCAAAAGCGCGGCGTGCAGATCGATATGCAGTATCACGGCCGTCAGGTGCGTCTGATTTATGAAATTCCGATGGCTGAAATCGTGCTCGATTTCTTCGATCGTCTGAAGTCGGTATCGCGCGGTTACGCGTCGATGGATTACGAGTTCAAGGAATATCGCGCGTCGGACGTGGTCAAGGTCGACATGCTGATCAACAACGACAAGGTCGACGCGTTGTCGATCATCGTCCACCGCTCGGAGAGCCGTCGTCGCGGTGCGCAAGTCGCGTCGAAGATGCGAGAAATCATTCCGCGTCAGATGTACGATGTGGCGATTCAGGCGGCCATCGGTGCGAACATCATTGCGCGTGAAAACATCAAGGCACTGCGTAAGAACGTGCTCGCGAAGTGCTATGGTGGTGACATCTCGCGTAAGAAGAAGCTGCTCGAGAAACAGAAGGAAGGTAAGAAGCGCATGAAGCAAGTGGGGAGCGTTGAAATTCCCCAGGAAGCGTTCCTTGCCATTTTGCAAGTCGAAGACAAATAA
- a CDS encoding glutaredoxin family protein, whose protein sequence is MTAPAFTLYGRKWCHLCDDMLAALEAMRPAWDFSVTVIDVDSDPVLEAKYDEIVPVLALGERELCRYRFDADAVATVFPRD, encoded by the coding sequence ATGACCGCGCCGGCGTTCACGCTCTACGGCCGCAAGTGGTGTCATCTGTGCGATGACATGCTTGCGGCGCTCGAAGCGATGCGTCCGGCGTGGGATTTCTCGGTCACGGTGATCGACGTCGACAGCGATCCGGTGCTCGAAGCGAAGTACGACGAGATCGTGCCGGTGCTTGCCTTGGGCGAGCGCGAACTGTGCCGGTATCGTTTCGACGCCGACGCTGTCGCCACTGTTTTTCCCCGGGACTGA